The following coding sequences lie in one Nitrospirota bacterium genomic window:
- a CDS encoding metallophosphoesterase, translating to MLIGIISDTHDNMPVIHRAVEILNKRNVAHVIHAGDFCSPFTFMALKHLQCDFTGIYGNNDGERVLLQKLSNGRIFTQPYIFELAGKKIVIMHEQHVVDALAVSAQFDLIAYGHTHTSDIRKQGNTLIANPGELSGWLYGKSTMAIADLSSLSAELIEL from the coding sequence ATGCTCATAGGGATCATTTCAGACACCCACGATAATATGCCGGTAATCCACAGGGCCGTAGAGATCTTGAACAAACGGAACGTGGCACACGTAATCCATGCAGGGGATTTCTGTTCTCCATTCACCTTCATGGCATTAAAGCACCTGCAATGCGATTTTACCGGCATTTACGGCAACAACGACGGCGAACGCGTGCTGCTTCAGAAGCTGTCAAACGGCAGAATCTTCACGCAGCCCTACATTTTTGAACTGGCGGGGAAAAAGATCGTGATCATGCATGAACAGCATGTGGTGGATGCGCTTGCGGTCAGTGCTCAGTTCGACCTTATCGCCTACGGCCATACGCATACCTCTGATATTCGGAAACAGGGGAACACCCTCATCGCAAACCCGGGAGAATTGAGCGGATGGCTCTACGGCAAATCCACGATGGCGATAGCAGATCTTTCTTCGCTTTCAGCAGAACTGATCGAACTTTAA
- a CDS encoding lipoprotein-releasing ABC transporter permease subunit, whose protein sequence is MKLPYQIFIAFRYLKSKKKHKGVSVNTAISIGGVAVGVMALLVVLSVMSGFHQDLQKKILGANAHIIIRDYKGAMTDTLQITEKLASNKEVLSHAPFVIGQVMVSFNNRAHGVFIRGIEPEVEAKTTEILSHIREGDFRRLAEDEKIPGILIGSELASNLGVLLNDMINVVSPVGEIGPMGMLPKVKQFRVVGIFEIGMFEYDANLVLTAMKPAQDFFGFKDSISGIELRLKDIYRAPEVKKQLQETLGMRYLVLDWMQMNKNLFSALKLEKFAMFVILVLIILVASFNIISNLIMNVMEKSREIAILKAIGATNTSIMTIFMLQGLFIGLIGTSSGMTGGYLLGLVLNKYQLIRLPADVYYLSHLPVNMSLFDFVTVSLSAIIISFAATLYPAWQAAKLNPVEPLRYE, encoded by the coding sequence ATGAAACTCCCCTATCAGATATTTATCGCCTTCAGATATCTCAAATCAAAGAAAAAGCACAAAGGGGTATCGGTAAATACGGCCATCTCTATCGGGGGCGTTGCCGTTGGTGTTATGGCGCTCCTCGTGGTACTTTCCGTCATGTCGGGCTTTCACCAGGATCTTCAGAAAAAGATATTGGGGGCAAATGCCCATATCATTATCCGGGACTACAAGGGCGCGATGACTGACACGCTCCAGATAACGGAAAAACTCGCCTCCAACAAGGAGGTCCTTTCCCATGCTCCCTTTGTGATCGGCCAGGTCATGGTCTCGTTTAACAACAGGGCTCACGGAGTCTTCATCCGCGGCATTGAACCGGAGGTGGAAGCAAAGACAACCGAGATCCTTTCACATATCAGGGAAGGTGATTTCAGAAGACTCGCTGAAGATGAGAAGATTCCCGGTATCCTTATAGGCAGTGAACTTGCGTCTAACCTCGGCGTTCTCCTTAATGACATGATCAATGTGGTCTCTCCTGTTGGCGAGATCGGACCGATGGGTATGCTGCCGAAGGTGAAACAGTTCCGGGTCGTGGGCATATTCGAAATCGGCATGTTCGAATATGACGCAAACCTGGTGCTGACAGCCATGAAGCCGGCACAGGATTTTTTTGGATTTAAAGACAGCATTTCCGGAATCGAACTGAGACTCAAAGATATTTATCGGGCGCCTGAGGTGAAGAAGCAACTCCAGGAGACTCTCGGTATGCGCTATCTCGTACTCGACTGGATGCAGATGAACAAGAACCTGTTCTCTGCACTGAAACTTGAGAAATTTGCGATGTTTGTAATCCTCGTATTGATCATTCTTGTTGCATCATTCAACATCATCAGCAACCTGATCATGAACGTCATGGAAAAAAGCCGGGAAATCGCGATATTAAAGGCTATCGGGGCAACCAATACGAGTATCATGACTATCTTTATGCTCCAGGGGCTTTTCATCGGGCTTATCGGAACCTCCAGCGGCATGACCGGAGGATATCTGCTCGGTCTTGTCCTAAACAAATACCAGCTCATCAGGCTGCCTGCTGACGTCTATTATCTAAGCCATTTGCCGGTAAATATGAGTCTTTTTGACTTTGTTACCGTCTCGCTCTCTGCGATCATTATCAGCTTCGCCGCCACACTTTATCCTGCATGGCAGGCTGCAAAGCTGAATCCTGTGGAACCGTTGCGCTATGAGTGA
- a CDS encoding MBL fold metallo-hydrolase — translation MKLVFLGGVRTVTGSCYLLQGKNYKILIECGMYQGHDAEAVNRRPFPFDPSEIDCLFLTHSHLDHIGLVPRLVKEGFRGKILATSATADIAELILRDSAHIQEYDTEWHNRKAMRTGHALKEPLYLSRDVDMVLPLIQRKQYNRIEQLREGVRYRFVNAGHILGSSTLELWYEEDGREKKISFSGDIGRKDNPIVNDPVFVEETDYLTIESTYGNRNHKDMDASVDELVNVIRTTFRKGGNVIIPSFALGRTQDLLFILNRLVKQDRLFRINVYIDSPLGERITKVYAAHPEYFDEEAKQLFTLESRDALRLHFTKKPEESMALNKIKKEAIIISSSGMCEGGRVRHHLKHNLWRRESSIVFVGYQAEGTLGRQIVDGAKVVEVLGENIVVRAGIHTLGGFSAHADQRELLDWIAQFRNRPEIFIVHGEEQSSLAFRDAIGARFACPTHVPKSGEVFEI, via the coding sequence ATGAAACTTGTTTTTTTAGGCGGCGTTCGGACGGTGACAGGCTCATGCTACCTGCTGCAGGGAAAGAATTACAAGATACTGATTGAGTGCGGCATGTACCAGGGCCATGACGCTGAGGCGGTGAACCGCCGTCCATTCCCGTTTGACCCTTCTGAGATTGACTGCCTCTTCCTGACCCATTCCCATCTTGACCATATTGGCCTTGTGCCAAGGCTGGTAAAGGAGGGCTTCAGGGGAAAGATCCTTGCCACATCGGCAACGGCAGATATTGCCGAGCTGATTCTGAGAGACTCTGCTCATATACAGGAATACGATACCGAGTGGCACAATCGAAAGGCGATGAGAACAGGGCATGCGCTTAAGGAGCCGCTTTATCTGTCCCGGGATGTGGATATGGTGCTGCCACTCATACAGCGAAAACAGTATAACAGGATAGAGCAGCTCCGTGAAGGAGTTCGCTATCGTTTTGTAAACGCCGGCCATATCCTGGGCTCCTCAACCCTTGAGCTTTGGTATGAGGAAGACGGCAGGGAAAAAAAGATCTCTTTTTCGGGGGATATCGGCAGGAAGGACAATCCTATTGTAAATGATCCGGTCTTTGTCGAAGAGACGGACTATCTTACGATAGAATCCACCTACGGCAACCGCAACCATAAGGACATGGATGCTTCGGTCGATGAACTGGTGAATGTGATCAGGACCACGTTCAGGAAGGGTGGCAATGTGATCATCCCGTCCTTTGCCCTCGGCAGGACGCAGGATCTGCTCTTCATTCTGAACAGACTGGTCAAGCAGGACAGGCTTTTCAGGATTAACGTGTATATCGACAGTCCTTTGGGTGAACGCATTACGAAAGTCTATGCCGCACATCCCGAATATTTTGACGAAGAGGCAAAACAACTTTTTACGCTTGAAAGCAGAGACGCCCTGAGGCTCCATTTTACAAAAAAGCCGGAGGAGTCCATGGCCCTGAATAAGATCAAAAAAGAGGCGATTATCATTTCGAGCTCTGGTATGTGCGAAGGAGGAAGGGTGAGGCATCACCTGAAACATAACCTCTGGCGGAGAGAGAGCAGCATCGTGTTTGTCGGATATCAGGCCGAAGGGACTCTTGGCCGGCAGATCGTAGACGGCGCAAAGGTCGTCGAGGTGCTTGGAGAAAATATCGTTGTCCGTGCAGGTATCCATACGCTTGGCGGGTTCTCGGCACATGCAGACCAGCGCGAACTTCTGGACTGGATAGCTCAGTTCAGGAACAGACCAGAGATATTTATCGTGCACGGTGAAGAGCAGTCATCACTGGCGTTCCGCGATGCCATTGGGGCAAGATTTGCCTGCCCGACGCATGTACCAAAGTCAGGAGAGGTCTTCGAAATCTGA
- a CDS encoding chromate transporter encodes MPESKRHVKYAKLFPMNTPDAGSQPPSVTRIFLVFLKIGTFAFGGVYSMLSFFERELVAKRQWLTHDDYIESIAIGQMTPGAPIVNTGICIGYRLQKMRGALASTAGQIFTGTVVAILLAVFYMKIKEHPLLRPVMKGIGAAVVGLLLSIIFTMSGKTIKDYKTLLIAVAAFFLLALFKLSPIMIILTAGAAGYLIFRNKPA; translated from the coding sequence ATGCCTGAGTCCAAAAGGCATGTAAAATATGCTAAACTTTTTCCTATGAACACTCCTGATGCCGGGTCTCAGCCGCCAAGCGTCACACGAATATTTCTTGTTTTCCTCAAGATCGGCACCTTTGCCTTTGGCGGTGTGTACTCCATGCTCTCCTTTTTTGAAAGAGAACTTGTTGCAAAGCGCCAATGGCTGACACACGACGATTATATTGAGAGCATCGCGATCGGCCAGATGACACCGGGAGCACCTATCGTCAATACCGGTATCTGCATCGGATACCGGCTACAAAAAATGAGGGGGGCACTGGCATCTACCGCGGGGCAGATCTTTACCGGCACGGTCGTAGCAATCCTTCTTGCGGTCTTTTATATGAAGATAAAGGAACATCCCCTGCTCAGGCCGGTCATGAAAGGTATTGGAGCTGCAGTCGTTGGTCTGCTCCTTTCGATCATTTTCACCATGTCCGGGAAGACCATCAAAGATTATAAAACGCTGCTCATTGCAGTTGCAGCATTCTTCCTGCTGGCGCTGTTCAAACTCAGTCCCATCATGATCATCCTGACGGCAGGTGCGGCCGGATATCTCATCTTCAGGAACAAACCTGCATGA
- a CDS encoding 3-isopropylmalate dehydratase small subunit has protein sequence MKRFGGKVLFLDRSDINTDEIIPAKYLTEISKEALKPHMLEDLKLEGFDPQSRQTLEAGVIVTRGNFGCGSSREHAPWVFEVNDINVVIASSFARIFRQNMFNCGMLAIELSEETIDALFKHNDSSAEITFDFQHNTLTVSSGKGNKTISYQIAEFDRALIEADGWVGFADAKY, from the coding sequence ATGAAACGATTCGGAGGCAAGGTCCTCTTCTTAGACAGGTCTGACATTAATACCGACGAGATCATACCGGCAAAGTACCTTACCGAGATATCGAAGGAGGCATTAAAACCTCATATGCTGGAGGACCTGAAGCTTGAGGGATTTGATCCTCAGTCCCGCCAGACCCTTGAGGCCGGGGTTATTGTGACGCGGGGGAATTTCGGATGCGGTTCATCGCGTGAGCATGCTCCCTGGGTATTTGAGGTCAACGACATTAATGTTGTGATTGCCTCAAGCTTTGCCAGAATATTCAGGCAGAATATGTTCAACTGCGGCATGCTGGCTATTGAACTGTCCGAAGAGACGATAGATGCGCTCTTTAAACACAATGACAGCAGCGCCGAGATCACTTTTGATTTCCAGCATAACACGTTAACGGTCAGCTCGGGCAAGGGTAATAAAACGATATCCTATCAGATCGCTGAGTTCGACAGGGCACTTATCGAGGCAGACGGCTGGGTTGGGTTTGCGGATGCCAAGTATTAG
- a CDS encoding 3-isopropylmalate dehydratase large subunit, translated as MAQTLAEKIFRSHLRDEPFPGTKVLDIDVVMCHEITTPIAINDLVARGMDRVFNPDKIKVVIDHVTPAKDTKTALQGKILRDWTRRQKIRDFFDIGSNGVCHAIFPEKGFIRPGYTVIMGDSHTCTHGAFGAFAAGVGTTDLEVGILKGVCAFREPKTIRVNVNGTLPEAVYAKDVILRIIKELTVKGATDCVIEFQGSVVKKMSMESRMTLCNMAIEAGGTSGICMPDKVTVDYLWPFISTEYADKKAAVADFKKWWSDKGCRYEKVIDLDVSGLEPQVTVGFKPDEVKNVSEVAGTQVDQVYIGSCTNGRLEDLRIAAQYLKGKTIAPTIRGIVSPATPKVFRDADKLGYIRIFMDAGFCVTNPTCGACLGMSSGVLAPGEVCASTTNRNFNGRMGKGGMVHLMSPAVAAVTALEGRVADPRKFSKERLK; from the coding sequence ATGGCACAGACATTGGCAGAAAAGATATTCAGATCCCATTTGAGGGATGAACCATTTCCGGGAACAAAGGTCCTCGATATCGACGTGGTGATGTGTCACGAGATCACGACGCCGATTGCGATCAACGATCTCGTGGCGCGGGGAATGGACAGGGTCTTTAATCCTGACAAGATAAAGGTCGTTATTGATCATGTCACACCGGCCAAAGACACCAAGACTGCGCTGCAGGGCAAGATCCTGAGAGACTGGACCCGAAGGCAGAAGATCAGGGATTTTTTCGATATCGGCAGCAATGGCGTATGCCATGCGATATTCCCTGAAAAGGGCTTTATCCGTCCTGGGTATACGGTCATTATGGGAGATTCACATACCTGCACGCACGGTGCCTTCGGGGCATTTGCAGCAGGTGTCGGAACTACGGACCTGGAGGTCGGCATCCTGAAAGGCGTTTGCGCGTTCCGTGAGCCGAAGACAATCAGGGTCAATGTGAACGGTACCCTGCCCGAGGCGGTCTATGCAAAGGACGTCATTTTGAGGATCATTAAGGAACTTACGGTTAAAGGTGCGACGGACTGTGTGATAGAGTTCCAGGGCAGTGTGGTAAAGAAGATGTCCATGGAGAGCAGGATGACGCTCTGCAATATGGCGATCGAGGCAGGAGGCACGTCAGGCATCTGCATGCCGGACAAGGTGACCGTTGATTACCTCTGGCCCTTTATTTCGACTGAATACGCTGACAAAAAAGCTGCAGTTGCTGATTTCAAAAAATGGTGGTCTGACAAGGGCTGCAGATATGAAAAGGTCATCGATCTTGATGTGAGCGGACTGGAGCCGCAGGTGACGGTCGGGTTTAAGCCGGATGAAGTGAAAAATGTCTCGGAAGTTGCGGGCACGCAGGTAGATCAGGTTTATATCGGTTCCTGCACAAACGGCAGGCTTGAGGACCTGCGCATTGCAGCTCAGTATCTTAAGGGAAAGACTATCGCCCCGACAATCAGGGGAATTGTATCTCCGGCCACACCCAAGGTCTTCAGGGATGCTGATAAACTGGGTTATATCAGGATATTCATGGACGCAGGGTTCTGCGTCACGAATCCCACCTGTGGCGCATGCCTGGGCATGAGCAGCGGTGTGCTTGCACCGGGCGAGGTCTGTGCATCGACAACGAACCGTAATTTTAACGGCAGAATGGGCAAGGGCGGTATGGTGCATCTCATGAGCCCGGCAGTGGCAGCAGTGACGGCGCTTGAAGGCAGGGTCGCTGATCCAAGGAAATTTTCGAAGGAGCGATTGAAATGA
- a CDS encoding pirin family protein — translation MTRKIKKIWKSRPTIEGAGVHLKRAFGYSQVPQLDPFLLLDNFHSDIPGQYLAGFPWHPHRGIETITYVLHGRVEHGDSMGNRGMISPGDVQWMTAGSGIVHQEMPKGGKDDLLWGFQLWANLPAKEKMMDPRYREVKRSEIPEITLASGTAVKVICGTVGSVTGPVRDIVTDPEYLDVSVPANTTFTHRVSSGHTVLAYIAEGSAYFDEERNAFSREVIGSNYFDYKRGCKGVPEDLILFEHKGDQITVTTEGSAVRFLLISGRPIGEPIAWYGPIVMNTQEELQIAFEEYEKGTFIKHR, via the coding sequence ATGACGCGAAAGATAAAGAAGATCTGGAAGAGCAGGCCTACGATCGAAGGCGCAGGGGTGCACCTGAAGCGTGCATTTGGATACTCCCAGGTCCCTCAACTCGACCCATTTCTGCTTCTCGACAATTTCCATTCAGACATCCCTGGCCAGTATCTTGCGGGCTTTCCGTGGCACCCTCACCGCGGCATCGAGACGATCACCTATGTTCTGCATGGCCGGGTCGAACATGGAGACAGTATGGGAAACAGAGGCATGATTTCTCCGGGAGACGTGCAGTGGATGACCGCTGGAAGCGGTATCGTCCATCAGGAAATGCCGAAGGGCGGCAAGGATGACCTCCTCTGGGGCTTCCAGCTCTGGGCAAACCTTCCGGCAAAAGAAAAGATGATGGACCCGCGTTACCGCGAGGTGAAAAGGAGTGAGATACCCGAGATAACGCTGGCCTCAGGTACAGCGGTCAAGGTTATCTGCGGAACAGTGGGCAGCGTCACTGGCCCGGTAAGGGACATTGTGACCGACCCGGAATACCTGGATGTTTCTGTCCCCGCCAACACGACCTTCACCCATCGCGTATCATCAGGGCATACGGTCTTAGCCTATATTGCAGAAGGGAGCGCCTATTTTGACGAGGAGCGCAACGCCTTTTCCCGTGAGGTGATAGGCAGCAACTATTTCGATTACAAGCGCGGCTGCAAAGGCGTGCCTGAAGACCTGATCCTCTTTGAACACAAGGGGGATCAGATTACCGTCACGACAGAAGGCTCAGCAGTTCGCTTTCTCCTGATCTCAGGCAGGCCGATAGGTGAACCGATCGCCTGGTATGGCCCAATTGTGATGAATACGCAGGAGGAACTTCAGATAGCCTTTGAAGAATACGAAAAAGGAACGTTTATTAAACACCGGTGA
- a CDS encoding ABC transporter ATP-binding protein has translation MSELIAAVDIQKSFRTEAGELQVLKDINLSINEGEMVSITGASGAGKSTLMHILGGLDRPTAGKILFRGTDVFSMEESALALFRNRSIGFVFQFHHLLPEFNALENTMLPGLIGKKPYADVQKKAQDLLGDLGLSRRLHHRPGELSGGEQQRVAVARALMQDSGLVLADEPTGNLDTSTGESLFELFLDLNKKKNITFIIVTHNMNLSDRCHRILRMADGMLV, from the coding sequence ATGAGTGAACTCATAGCAGCCGTTGATATCCAGAAGTCTTTCAGGACTGAGGCAGGGGAACTGCAGGTGCTGAAAGATATCAACCTTTCGATCAATGAAGGTGAAATGGTCAGCATTACCGGAGCGTCGGGAGCAGGTAAAAGCACGCTCATGCATATTCTCGGAGGCCTGGACAGACCGACCGCCGGCAAGATCCTCTTCAGAGGCACCGACGTCTTTTCGATGGAAGAGTCGGCCCTCGCTCTGTTCAGAAACAGGAGTATCGGTTTTGTCTTTCAGTTCCACCACCTGCTTCCGGAATTCAATGCACTTGAAAACACTATGCTGCCGGGCCTGATCGGCAAAAAACCCTATGCAGATGTGCAGAAAAAGGCGCAGGACCTGCTGGGCGATCTCGGCCTGTCCAGGAGACTGCACCACCGTCCCGGTGAGCTTTCTGGCGGTGAACAGCAGCGTGTTGCTGTGGCACGCGCACTCATGCAGGACTCAGGTCTTGTACTCGCTGACGAACCTACCGGCAATCTCGACACCTCAACAGGCGAAAGTCTTTTTGAGCTTTTCCTCGATCTCAACAAAAAAAAGAATATTACTTTTATTATCGTCACTCACAATATGAACCTCTCTGATCGCTGCCACAGGATCCTCCGCATGGCAGACGGCATGCTCGTCTGA
- a CDS encoding response regulator has product MGDETKYCLCCGDQVPFNTFKRNERLEVTCAYCGFTLDIQNLWEAKKQEAAQKQPAPAESYALVTDDSHSTRKIIEDLLRARKFSTQVMAFQNGLELISAYSKLISEKKIIDIAIIDLNMPIMDGLTAARLMRSLESQNDIKKTPIMFFSAEKADENLRRQMQNLDPANYVNKGSEPDPDKLISRVESLISYLMEKYKQKK; this is encoded by the coding sequence ATGGGGGACGAAACAAAATATTGTTTATGCTGCGGGGACCAGGTGCCTTTCAATACCTTCAAAAGAAATGAAAGGCTTGAAGTAACGTGCGCCTATTGCGGCTTCACACTCGATATTCAAAACCTCTGGGAGGCAAAAAAACAGGAGGCAGCGCAGAAACAGCCAGCACCTGCTGAAAGCTACGCGCTGGTAACCGATGATTCTCATTCCACCCGCAAAATCATCGAAGACCTGCTTCGTGCCCGAAAGTTCTCTACCCAGGTCATGGCATTCCAGAACGGTCTTGAACTTATATCCGCATATTCGAAGCTCATCAGCGAAAAGAAGATAATTGATATCGCGATCATTGACCTCAACATGCCGATCATGGATGGTCTCACCGCAGCCCGTCTTATGCGGTCCCTTGAATCGCAAAACGATATAAAGAAAACGCCGATTATGTTCTTTTCGGCTGAAAAGGCTGACGAAAATCTGAGAAGGCAGATGCAAAATCTGGATCCTGCCAATTACGTAAACAAAGGCTCTGAGCCAGATCCTGACAAACTGATATCAAGAGTAGAATCCCTCATCAGCTATCTTATGGAAAAGTATAAACAGAAGAAGTAG
- the lysS gene encoding lysine--tRNA ligase, which produces MDDTNELIEQRIKKVGELKELGIKPYGGSYEANDHAAELRALYGATPKENLETEKISCSLAGRIVAMRDFGKAAFGHIQDATGRLQIYFKKDLLGEQYKLLRKLDIGDIIGIRGSLFRTRTDELTVEVESYTLLTKSIRPLPEKWHGLKDIEIRYRQRYIDLIVNPEVRENFAKRGKIIKGVRDFLESKGFIEVETPMMHQIPGGATARPFKTHHNALDIDLYLRIAPELYLKRLLVGGYERVYELNKNFRNEGISTRHNPEFSMLEFYIAYKDYHFLMSLTEELFAEVAMKAVGSLQIPYGDQMIDLTPPWPRIPMLEALEKAGVPTEVFNDQEKAKQWGRAHKIDIPNGSSMGKILDEIFKEMVEPGLLQPTFIIDHPVELSPLAKRKTDNPGLVERFELLICGREIANAFSELNDPFDQRDRFETQVAAKQAGDDEAHEMDEDFIRALEYGMPPAAGEGIGIDRLVMLLTNSASIRDVILFPQLKPEQ; this is translated from the coding sequence ATGGACGATACAAATGAACTGATAGAGCAGCGCATCAAAAAAGTTGGAGAACTCAAAGAGCTCGGCATAAAACCCTATGGCGGCTCCTATGAAGCAAATGACCATGCTGCTGAGCTGAGGGCACTGTACGGCGCTACGCCAAAGGAAAATCTGGAAACGGAAAAGATCTCCTGTTCCCTGGCAGGCAGGATAGTAGCCATGAGGGATTTCGGCAAGGCTGCATTTGGACATATCCAGGATGCAACCGGCAGACTTCAGATCTATTTCAAGAAAGATCTGCTGGGCGAACAGTATAAACTTCTCCGGAAACTTGATATCGGTGACATTATCGGCATCAGGGGGTCCCTCTTCAGAACAAGAACGGACGAACTTACCGTTGAGGTTGAGTCATACACCCTGCTCACAAAATCGATCAGACCTCTTCCGGAAAAATGGCATGGTCTCAAGGATATCGAAATACGGTACAGGCAGCGCTACATTGACCTTATCGTAAATCCCGAAGTAAGGGAGAACTTTGCAAAACGGGGCAAGATTATCAAAGGCGTGAGGGATTTTCTGGAATCAAAGGGTTTTATTGAAGTTGAGACTCCCATGATGCACCAGATACCGGGCGGCGCAACAGCGCGCCCCTTTAAAACACATCACAATGCGCTGGACATTGATCTTTATCTCAGAATCGCTCCGGAACTGTATCTGAAGAGACTGCTGGTCGGCGGATATGAACGCGTCTACGAACTGAACAAGAACTTCAGAAACGAAGGAATCTCAACACGGCACAACCCAGAGTTCTCAATGCTCGAATTCTACATTGCCTATAAGGATTACCATTTTCTCATGTCACTGACCGAGGAGCTCTTTGCTGAAGTTGCGATGAAGGCCGTCGGCTCACTCCAGATTCCTTATGGTGACCAGATGATAGACCTCACCCCACCCTGGCCGCGTATACCAATGCTTGAAGCACTTGAAAAGGCGGGAGTTCCAACCGAAGTTTTCAATGATCAGGAGAAGGCGAAACAGTGGGGAAGAGCTCATAAGATAGATATTCCAAACGGCTCTTCCATGGGCAAGATTCTCGATGAAATTTTCAAGGAGATGGTCGAGCCGGGACTGCTTCAGCCGACCTTTATTATTGATCACCCGGTTGAGCTTTCGCCTCTGGCTAAAAGGAAGACCGATAATCCGGGGCTGGTGGAACGTTTCGAGCTCCTCATCTGCGGCCGGGAGATTGCCAATGCCTTTTCTGAACTGAACGACCCCTTTGACCAGCGCGACCGCTTCGAAACACAGGTTGCTGCCAAACAGGCAGGCGATGATGAGGCGCATGAGATGGATGAGGACTTCATCAGGGCTCTCGAATACGGCATGCCGCCTGCTGCAGGTGAAGGCATAGGCATTGACAGACTCGTCATGCTCCTTACGAACTCGGCGTCGATCCGTGACGTAATCCTTTTCCCCCAGCTCAAGCCCGAACAATAA
- a CDS encoding chromate transporter — MSLLTFCWILFYISSLTIGGGYAMLPLLQREFVDKHHWLTNQEFLDAIAIGQLSPGPLTVMNAFIGFKLHGVAGSLLAVICSYLPSLVIVTLAVKYYYAYKNSAFIASSFTGVKSAVIGLLAAVALSLGATSLVDPETFAIALCSFALITFTKIDPSFIILGAGLIGAFIF; from the coding sequence ATGAGCCTGCTCACCTTCTGCTGGATTCTTTTTTATATCAGCTCCCTGACTATTGGCGGAGGATATGCCATGCTCCCTCTTCTGCAGCGTGAATTCGTGGACAAGCACCACTGGCTCACCAACCAGGAGTTTCTCGACGCAATTGCGATAGGGCAGCTATCTCCCGGCCCTCTTACCGTTATGAACGCATTTATCGGATTCAAGCTTCATGGTGTCGCAGGCTCCCTTTTGGCAGTCATATGTTCCTATCTGCCGAGTCTGGTAATCGTTACGCTTGCCGTCAAATACTATTACGCGTACAAAAACTCTGCGTTCATCGCTTCAAGCTTTACCGGTGTAAAAAGTGCTGTTATCGGACTGCTTGCCGCAGTTGCTCTTTCCCTGGGAGCTACCTCTCTGGTTGATCCCGAAACCTTTGCAATAGCGCTCTGCAGCTTTGCGCTTATTACGTTTACTAAGATCGACCCGTCTTTTATTATCCTCGGCGCCGGCCTTATCGGCGCATTCATATTTTGA
- a CDS encoding RidA family protein: protein MSPEERLKGLGIDLPDLPQPLGSYVPFVRTGNLIYLSGMLPLERGKLLYSGRVGETVSLDEAVQAARRAAINAIAVLKAASGSLDSLKRCVKVTGFVASAQDFTDQPKVINGASDLLREVFGEAGLHARAAVGVHILPMNSPVEIEFIFEVNS, encoded by the coding sequence ATGTCACCGGAAGAAAGACTTAAGGGTCTTGGCATCGACCTTCCTGATCTGCCGCAGCCGCTTGGCTCATATGTTCCCTTTGTAAGGACAGGAAATCTGATCTATCTCAGCGGCATGCTGCCGCTTGAAAGGGGGAAGCTTCTTTATTCCGGCAGGGTTGGTGAAACGGTTTCTCTCGATGAAGCGGTACAGGCTGCGCGCAGGGCTGCGATCAATGCCATCGCTGTCCTGAAAGCGGCAAGCGGCAGTCTTGATTCCCTGAAGAGATGCGTCAAGGTGACCGGTTTTGTTGCCTCAGCTCAGGATTTTACTGATCAACCCAAGGTTATCAACGGCGCATCTGATCTTCTGCGCGAGGTATTCGGGGAAGCAGGATTGCATGCCCGCGCTGCGGTCGGCGTGCATATTCTGCCGATGAATTCACCGGTTGAAATAGAGTTTATCTTCGAAGTGAATTCGTAA